AATTAGCAGAGTATTAGAACGGCGCAGGTTAGCTTCTAACTGTCATAACATAGAAGCTTACCTGAAATTTTTGCAAACATCGCCTCCAGAATTAGAAGAGCTTATTGAAGAAGTTATTGTCCCGGAAACTTGGTTTTTTCGGGATATCGAACCTTTTAACTTTCTCGCACATTACGTCAGGTCTGAGTGGTTGGTAAACTACGGTTATCGACCACTACGTTTATTAAGCATACCTTGTTCTTCAGGTGAGGAACCTTACTCAATTGCGATGGCTCTTTTCGATGCTGGATTGAGTACAAATCAGTTTTCGATTGATGCAATTGATATTAGCAAAAAATCTCTCCAAAAAGCAAAAGAAGGCATCTATGGCCGTAATTCTTTTCGGTTACAACATCTGCCATTTCGCGATCGGTATTTTACTCAAATAGGAGAAGAGTATCAATTAAGCGATTTGGTAAAAAAACAAGTAAAGTTTATGCACGGTAATTTAGTAGACCCTAATTTATTGGCAAATCAAAATAAATATGACGCGATCTTCTGTCGTAATGTTTTAATTTACTTCGACGCTACTTCTAGGCAGCAAAGTATAAATAAATTGAACAATCTTTTAACTGATAATGGATTGTTATTTTTAGGATATTCTGAAACATCAGAAATCATAGAATATGGATATGAATCTGTAAGACATCCAATGGCATTTGCTTACCGCAAGCTAGACAAAAAGCAAGCAGAAAAGCAAAAAAAAGAATCAAATTTTGGATTTGTATTAGAACCAAAAAA
The Leptolyngbyaceae cyanobacterium DNA segment above includes these coding regions:
- a CDS encoding CheR family methyltransferase, translated to MSQQVIETLLKNKIGLDVNIIGSQEISRVLERRRLASNCHNIEAYLKFLQTSPPELEELIEEVIVPETWFFRDIEPFNFLAHYVRSEWLVNYGYRPLRLLSIPCSSGEEPYSIAMALFDAGLSTNQFSIDAIDISKKSLQKAKEGIYGRNSFRLQHLPFRDRYFTQIGEEYQLSDLVKKQVKFMHGNLVDPNLLANQNKYDAIFCRNVLIYFDATSRQQSINKLNNLLTDNGLLFLGYSETSEIIEYGYESVRHPMAFAYRKLDKKQAEKQKKESNFGFVLEPKNNYHTPTPKPNLLSNRTKEKQNLFSKSSKPFPINHKIDQQKNYSQPKPVVSDRQLNRSIPANAIFTNTIPLENIRSLADGGNLSEAATQCEAYLKQNSTHVEAYLLLGEIYQANGQEIKAEQCFQKAIYLEPNHYEALLHLALLKEQHGEMAKAAVLRQRIQRLQKLV